The nucleotide window TCAAATTCCAATTGTTCTGGCAGCGATTCTAATCATTACGATACTGACATTTGTGAATTATTTTGGAATTAAAGAATCCTCATCAATGAACATTATATTTACCATAATAGAAGCAGTAGGGCTTGGCATTGTTATTTGGGTTGGCCTATCCATTACCGGAATAGAAATCGATTATTTTGATGCGCCACATGGATTTTCAGGTATATTCTCTGCATTTACGCTCGTGTTTTTTGCCTACATTGGATTTGAAAATATAGCAAACATTGCCGAGGAGATAAAAAACCCAAGAAAGGTCCTGCCCCGCGCAATCATTTTGGCCATATCAATTACTGCCATTGTGTACATGTTGGTCTCTATATCCGCAGTACGAGTACTGGACTGGCAGGAACTTGGCATATCCGTTGCACCACTTGCCGATGTCATAAAAAAATCACTTGGGCAGGAATGGGGCTTTGGAATTTTGATAATTGCACTTTTTGCCACTACAAATACCGTTCTGATAATGCTGGTGTCTGGCTCTAGAATCCTATATGGCATATCACTGGATAAGGCGCTGCCTGGAATTTTTTCTGCCATACACCAAAAAAGAAAGACTCCGTGGATCGCAGTCATACTAATTGGTGCATTATCTGCATCGTTTGTCTTTATTGGAGACATTGGAACGGTAGCAAACATTTCGGTTTTTGCAATAATCATGGTGTTTGTGTTGGTGAATTTTGCATTAATTTGGCTGCGATACAAACAACCAGATATGGAAAGGCAGTTCAGATCACCAGTAAATGTAAAAAAGTTTCCAGTTTTGGCTGCACTTGGAATCATTACACCAATTCTTGGAATAATACAGTTTGAGCCATTTGTTGTAATGATGGGCCTCGGTGTTGTAGCTAGCGGTGCATTATTTTATTACATTTACAACAAAGTCAGAGACGACTCAAAATAAAAAATGTAAACATTACACATACAGATGCTAACATTAGGCAAAAAGTAAACCAACCAAGCACGTTTGATGTTTTGTTGTTGGTGTTATCATGCAAGAGCTGCTTGTTGTTTGCAATTTTTAATATTACAAATAACATTGGTACTGCAACTATACCATTAATGATTGCCGCATAGACTAAGGCAGTAATTGGATTTGTCTCTACTAGATTTATCAAAAGGCCTATCACAGTTGAGATAATTATGGACAGATAGAATGCCTTTGCTTGCCTGAATTTTTTACTCAAGCCTTGCCTCCAGCCAAAGCCGTCTGCAAGTGCATATGCAGAAGAGCCCGCCAATACAGGAATTGCCAATAATCCAGTACCAATTATTCCCAGTGCAAAAATTATTTTCGATATTTGTCCAGAATATGGAAAGGATTGGACTAGTGGCTCTAATGCTTTTGCTGCATCATCAGCAGTTGCAATGTTAGTTATTCCATTTTGATACAATGTTTGCGCACATGTAAAAATGATAAACCACATCACTAACTGAGAAAAGGCCATGCCAATCTTGACATCCATTCTCATTGTATTGAGTTCTGATTTTGTTATTTTTGGGATTCCGCTGCCAATGTCTTGGATTTTGTTTTTTGCCACGTCTTCTTCTGCTTCTTCGGATGCCTGCCAAAAGAAAAGATATGGAGAAATTGTCGTGCCAAACAATGCTACAAACATCATTGCAAATGCCGGATTAAGCTCAATGTGTGGAACAAAAGTCGACACAAGGAGTTGTTCTAGATTTCCGCCCACAATAACTGCGGTGACTACATACGCAAGCAGTGAAAATGTCAAGAATTTGAGAATCTTAACGTATTTTTTATACGGAATGAAGATTTCGGCAACTACAACAAACACAGTAAAGCAGATTGCTGCAATAAAGACTGGAATTTGTGGAAAAATGAGTCTTGTTGCAGCTCCCATTGCAGTAATATCAACTCCAATGTTTATTGTATTTGCAATCAGAAGAAGTGCAGTTATTGGGAGTATGGTTTTGTTTGAGAACTGTTTTTTTATTGCATTGCCCAATCCTCCACCGGTGACCAGACCGATTCTTGCACACATTTCCTGAATTGCATTCATCAACGGATATTGAAACGGTGCAAGCCATAGAGGCCCAAATCCAAACTGGGCTCCCGCCTGTGAATACGTGGCAATTCCGGAAGGATCATCATCTGAGGCACCAGTGATCACACCAGGCCCAAGACTTTTGAAAAAACGCCTAATCTTGTTCAATGTTGTAAGGAGATTGTTTTTGTAGATAATCTAAGTGGTTGATTATCATATTAAGAAAAAAGTTGGGATTGAAAAATTACTTTAACATCTTGTCTATCACGCCGGAAAACACGGATGCAGGTTGCGGGCCAGAAATCTTCTCTGTTACACCATTGGGCCCAACAATTAGAAATGTCGGAGTTCCTTGTGCACCACTTGATGACGATACCACACCATTGTGCTTTATTCTGTCGGAATATTTGGCAGAGTCCAGACAGGCATCAAATTTTGCTGAATCAAGTCCAAGATCAGATGCAAATTTTTTCAGATTGGCATTGCTTGCCCATCCGCTCTGAATTCCGCCCTGGTTCTTGTATAGGGTGCTGTGATATTGCCAGTATTTTCCCTGCTCGTCTGCGCAATATGACGCAATTGAAGCAGAATCAGAGTCTGCGCCCAAAAACGACAGATCCACAAAGACCAGGTTTGCCTTGCCGGTATTGATGTACTGGGATTCAATTGTTGGCTTTTCCTTGGTAAACCAGGAATAGCATTTGGGGCACTGATAATCACCAAATTCTATTATGGTTATTTTGGCATCAGGTGAGCCCTGGATCGGGGATGCCATGGAAAGGTCCACGCTGCCAATTGATTTTGGTGCAGTGTGTGTTTTTTCCATTTTATCTGCCATTTTCTTTTCCGTCATTTTTTTATCACTAGTTTTGTCTGTTTTGGCCGTAGCTTTTTTTACCATCTTTTTCTTGTCTGATTTCTTTTTGGTGTCTTTTTTGTCGGTCTTTTTCTTGTCTGTCATCTTTTTGTCCATCTTGTCTGATGATTTTTTATCAAACATGTGATCTGATTGCTCCATTGCACTAGCTGGGTATGAGCTAATCAGAAGCGAAATCATTGCAATTGATAATACAATTGCAAATATTGTTTTCATTGTACCACAGAATCAAAATTTTGCATTTAACCATTTTTCCAGATCTTGGCACAATCTGGGAAAATGCTTTAGTATTTTTGCACTCAATTGTGTGTGATTCGGTTCAAGGCTGAAGTATAATTCAGTCAGTTCCTTTTCCCCTGCAGTTTTGAATCGAATCATTTTTTGATAAAAAATTTACAAAATTAAAACCAGATCTCAAAAAATTACAAAATTAAACGCGATCCTCATACCCAATGGCAAGACTTTAATCTAGATTTTCGAGGCCTTTGAATCGGGGAGAAATTGAGCAGACAGCACAGTCCACTGGATGTATGCAATCAGATCTTAGAAATGGATGACTCCATTAGGTTCGTTGGGAGGATCAAGGACAAAAAGGTAGTTGCATTTGCCCGCAACACATCAAAAACACCACTGCTGGATTCAGAGCTTGGCAACATGGCGCATTATTGGGCATCAATCAAGGCAGGAGTGGAGGAAATGTTTGATGGTCCCTTGGGCAAGACAAACTGGATGATTACTGCCAAGGAATACGTAAAACTAGTTACATTGTTCCTAGATGACGGATTGCTGATATTCTCGCTGGAAGTAGAAGCAGACCATGATAGTATAATAAAACAGATTCAGAATCTGAATCTTTCATTATGATATGACATACTTGTATAGAACAAGACTATTATAAACAAGTATTACGCTATACAATCATAGCAACACAGCCATCCATACAAAAAAAGACCAATTCGCACACACCTACACTAAAAACAATTGAGATGATCGAAGGCGTTTTGGCAAAACAAAAGGAGTTTGACTCTAGAAACAAGCTTTCACGTGCATTGCCAAAGCAGGTCCAGCCAAAGACAATTGATGCTGTTCTGGATTATTTAGAAAAATCAAACAAAGTCATGCGAGACAAAAAAGGTGCGATTTTGTGGATCTTTGCAGAAGATAGTCCCAAGCTAATGAAATTGCACAAAAATTCAACCATACTCAGATGATCAATAGCCAAACCTTTTTTCATATTCCTTATGATTTAGAAAAATTTCCAAAATGTTACAATAATGTACACCAGATACAGAATATACACTGTAAATGATTCTCTTCCCTTTGCTCAGCTCTAATCTAAACAAATTTTTCACATCAAAAGCATCTACATAACATTTTGGCCATAATTGTTTTCTTATTCTATTGCCAAAATCAGGTTTTTCTTTTAGCAGATCAAGAATATTGTTAATCTCATCATAGAGATCTGCAGTTTTGAGCAATGGACCATACGATTTCATAAATTTATTTGAACCACCAACCTTTACATTCAATTCAGAGATCATATCATGCCAATTCAACAATATCTTTTTGGTTTACTGATCGCAAACCAAGTAGCTATGCTGATTTAGCTAGATCAGAAATTGTTTGTAAAAAAAAGAAAAAAGAGAATTATGGTTGTGTTGCGTATCCGCGCTGCATCAGAATGCTTGCAGAGCTTGGCGTAACACAGATTGCAGAACCACTGGATTGCTTGAGTAACAGTTGTAGGCCTTCATTGCACTGGACTTGTCTTGGCTCGACTCCATCTTGCATTTGCTTGAGTGGAGGTAT belongs to Candidatus Nitrosotenuis cloacae and includes:
- a CDS encoding NRAMP family divalent metal transporter, with the protein product MNKIRRFFKSLGPGVITGASDDDPSGIATYSQAGAQFGFGPLWLAPFQYPLMNAIQEMCARIGLVTGGGLGNAIKKQFSNKTILPITALLLIANTINIGVDITAMGAATRLIFPQIPVFIAAICFTVFVVVAEIFIPYKKYVKILKFLTFSLLAYVVTAVIVGGNLEQLLVSTFVPHIELNPAFAMMFVALFGTTISPYLFFWQASEEAEEDVAKNKIQDIGSGIPKITKSELNTMRMDVKIGMAFSQLVMWFIIFTCAQTLYQNGITNIATADDAAKALEPLVQSFPYSGQISKIIFALGIIGTGLLAIPVLAGSSAYALADGFGWRQGLSKKFRQAKAFYLSIIISTVIGLLINLVETNPITALVYAAIINGIVAVPMLFVILKIANNKQLLHDNTNNKTSNVLGWFTFCLMLASVCVMFTFFILSRL
- a CDS encoding DsbA family protein; the encoded protein is MKTIFAIVLSIAMISLLISSYPASAMEQSDHMFDKKSSDKMDKKMTDKKKTDKKDTKKKSDKKKMVKKATAKTDKTSDKKMTEKKMADKMEKTHTAPKSIGSVDLSMASPIQGSPDAKITIIEFGDYQCPKCYSWFTKEKPTIESQYINTGKANLVFVDLSFLGADSDSASIASYCADEQGKYWQYHSTLYKNQGGIQSGWASNANLKKFASDLGLDSAKFDACLDSAKYSDRIKHNGVVSSSSGAQGTPTFLIVGPNGVTEKISGPQPASVFSGVIDKMLK
- a CDS encoding APC family permease; this translates as MVELKRHLGLFHTTMYGVGLILGAGIYALIGDAAGEAGNSVWISFVLAAVSAIFTGLSYAELSSMYPKAAAEYSFVKNAFGNNFVAFLVGWLTLFVAVISAAAIALGFGGYLTQLFQIPIVLAAILIITILTFVNYFGIKESSSMNIIFTIIEAVGLGIVIWVGLSITGIEIDYFDAPHGFSGIFSAFTLVFFAYIGFENIANIAEEIKNPRKVLPRAIILAISITAIVYMLVSISAVRVLDWQELGISVAPLADVIKKSLGQEWGFGILIIALFATTNTVLIMLVSGSRILYGISLDKALPGIFSAIHQKRKTPWIAVILIGALSASFVFIGDIGTVANISVFAIIMVFVLVNFALIWLRYKQPDMERQFRSPVNVKKFPVLAALGIITPILGIIQFEPFVVMMGLGVVASGALFYYIYNKVRDDSK